A single genomic interval of Rhodopseudomonas palustris harbors:
- a CDS encoding ABC transporter permease subunit gives MLTRPNLVVVLFFTLLLGCLLALPFVAGPYPVKLMTRIVIIATFVLSLDLLIGVTGLVSFGHAAFFGCGAYAMYFVSPEAEAANVIVALGAGLLAGGLAALVVGAFATLTRGFYFIMVTLAAGQMLFALFHDTDIAKGSDGAYINVKPELTLAGLTLLDFSDRRQFYYVCVVMLIAAYGLLLALVRSPFGRVLQGIRANEVRMSSLGYDTYRYKLAAFTIAGMVAGLAGALFASIDGFVTPDLLNWHQSGLAIMMVVLGGAGTLFGPILGALAYSSLEELLKTASMVGSFVADHWRLGTGATLIAAVLMSPDGLAGLLNWRRKQPQATPARPPADEPQRPAKTAKALATNHLSKNFNGIAAVSDVSVTFEPNKVHAIIGPNGAGKTTFTNLLSGALPASAGSVQIDELDVTGWPAYRIARAGLGRSYQRTNIFPRFTVRENCALAAQLDKGALWRLRDAPYRTREQAAVDRALRVAGLADRGDTIAGRMSNGEQRQLEIAMLIASGADLLILDEPLAGMGPEETQRVVALLRDLVRDHTVIVIEHDMDAVFAAADTLTVLVQGKLFARGRPDEIRRNEAVLEAYLGHHAKMKESA, from the coding sequence ATGCTGACCCGCCCCAACCTCGTCGTCGTCCTGTTCTTCACGCTGCTGCTCGGCTGCCTGCTGGCGCTGCCGTTCGTCGCCGGGCCGTATCCGGTCAAGCTGATGACCCGGATCGTGATCATCGCGACCTTCGTCCTCAGCCTCGACCTCTTGATCGGCGTCACCGGCCTCGTCAGCTTCGGTCACGCCGCCTTCTTCGGCTGCGGCGCCTATGCGATGTATTTCGTCTCGCCGGAAGCGGAAGCCGCCAACGTCATCGTCGCACTCGGCGCCGGGCTACTGGCCGGGGGGCTTGCCGCGCTGGTGGTAGGCGCGTTCGCGACACTGACGCGCGGCTTCTATTTCATCATGGTGACGCTGGCGGCCGGCCAGATGTTGTTCGCGCTGTTCCACGACACCGACATCGCCAAAGGCTCGGACGGCGCCTACATCAACGTCAAGCCCGAGCTGACGCTGGCCGGCCTGACGCTGCTCGATTTCTCCGACCGCCGGCAGTTCTATTACGTCTGTGTCGTCATGCTGATTGCCGCCTATGGCCTGCTGCTGGCGCTGGTTCGGTCGCCGTTCGGCCGGGTGCTGCAGGGCATCCGCGCCAACGAGGTGCGGATGAGCTCGCTCGGCTACGACACCTATCGCTACAAGCTCGCCGCCTTCACGATTGCCGGGATGGTGGCAGGGCTCGCCGGTGCGCTGTTCGCATCGATCGACGGCTTCGTCACCCCCGACCTGCTCAACTGGCATCAATCCGGCCTCGCAATCATGATGGTGGTGCTGGGCGGCGCCGGCACGCTGTTCGGCCCGATCCTCGGCGCGCTCGCCTATTCGTCGCTGGAAGAACTATTGAAGACCGCCAGCATGGTCGGCTCTTTTGTCGCCGACCATTGGCGGCTCGGCACCGGCGCGACGCTGATCGCGGCCGTGCTGATGTCCCCCGACGGGCTGGCTGGATTGCTGAACTGGCGGCGCAAACAGCCGCAGGCTACGCCAGCGCGGCCGCCGGCGGACGAGCCGCAGCGCCCGGCGAAAACCGCGAAGGCACTCGCGACCAACCATCTCAGCAAGAACTTCAACGGCATCGCCGCGGTCAGCGACGTCTCCGTGACGTTCGAGCCCAACAAGGTTCACGCCATCATCGGCCCGAACGGCGCCGGCAAGACCACCTTCACCAATCTATTGTCGGGCGCACTGCCGGCCAGCGCCGGCAGCGTGCAGATCGACGAGCTCGACGTCACCGGCTGGCCAGCCTACCGGATCGCCCGCGCCGGCCTCGGCCGCTCCTATCAGCGGACCAACATCTTCCCGCGCTTCACGGTGCGCGAGAACTGCGCGCTCGCGGCGCAACTCGACAAGGGCGCGCTGTGGCGGCTGCGCGATGCGCCGTATCGAACGCGCGAACAAGCCGCGGTCGACCGCGCCCTGCGGGTCGCCGGGCTCGCCGATCGCGGCGACACCATCGCCGGGCGGATGTCGAACGGCGAGCAGCGGCAGCTCGAAATCGCGATGCTGATCGCCTCGGGCGCCGATCTCTTGATCCTCGACGAGCCGCTGGCCGGCATGGGGCCGGAGGAAACCCAGCGGGTGGTGGCGCTGCTTCGCGACCTGGTGCGCGACCACACCGTCATCGTGATCGAGCACGACATGGATGCGGTGTTCGCTGCTGCCGATACGCTCACGGTGCTGGTGCAGGGCAAGCTGTTCGCCCGCGGCCGGCCCGACGAGATTCGGCGCAACGAAGCCGTGCTCGAAGCCTATCTCGGCCATCACGCCAAGATGAAGGAGTCGGCATGA
- a CDS encoding benzoate-CoA ligase family protein, giving the protein MNAVAVTPPSEKFNFAEHLLQINRVRPDKTAFVDDISSLSFAQLEAQTRQLAAALRAIGVKREERVLLLMLDGTDWPVAFLGAIYAGIVPVAVNTLLTADDYAYMLEHSRAQAVLVSGALHPVLKAALTKSDHEVQRVIVSRPAAPLEPGEVDFAEFVGAHAPLDKPAATQADDPAFWLYSSGSTGRPKGVVHTHANPYWTSELYGRNTLHLREDDVCFSAAKLFFAYGLGNALTFPMSVGATTLLMGERPTPDAVFKRWLGGVGGVKPTVFYGAPTGYAGMLAAPNLPPRDQVALRLASSAGEALPAEIGQRFLRHFGIDIVDGIGSTEMLHIFLSNLPGRVRYGTTGWPVPGYQIELRGDGGGPVADGEPGDLYIHGPSSATMYWGNRAKSRDTFQGGWTKSGDKYVRNDDGSYTYAGRTDDMLKVSGIYVSPFEIEATLVQHPGVLEAAVVGVADEHGLTKPKAYVVARPGQTLSETELKTFIKDRLAPYKYPRSTVFVAELPKTATGKIQRFKLREGVLG; this is encoded by the coding sequence ATGAATGCAGTCGCGGTCACGCCGCCATCCGAGAAATTCAATTTCGCCGAGCACCTGCTGCAGATCAATCGCGTGCGGCCGGACAAGACGGCCTTCGTCGACGACATCTCGTCGCTGAGCTTCGCGCAACTCGAAGCTCAGACGCGGCAGCTCGCCGCCGCCTTACGCGCGATCGGGGTGAAACGCGAAGAGCGCGTGCTGCTGCTGATGCTCGACGGCACGGATTGGCCGGTGGCATTTCTCGGCGCAATCTACGCCGGCATCGTGCCAGTCGCGGTCAATACGCTGCTGACGGCGGACGACTACGCCTACATGCTCGAGCATTCGCGGGCTCAGGCCGTGCTGGTCAGCGGGGCGCTGCACCCGGTGCTCAAGGCAGCGCTGACCAAGAGCGATCACGAGGTGCAGCGAGTGATCGTTTCGCGCCCAGCGGCTCCGCTGGAGCCGGGCGAGGTCGACTTCGCTGAGTTCGTCGGCGCACATGCGCCGCTTGACAAGCCTGCCGCTACGCAAGCGGACGATCCGGCGTTCTGGCTGTATTCGTCGGGTTCGACCGGGCGGCCGAAGGGCGTGGTGCACACTCACGCCAATCCGTACTGGACCTCGGAGCTGTACGGCCGCAACACGCTGCATCTGCGCGAAGACGACGTCTGCTTTTCGGCGGCCAAACTGTTTTTCGCTTACGGCCTCGGCAACGCGCTGACGTTTCCGATGTCGGTCGGCGCCACCACGCTGCTGATGGGCGAGCGACCGACGCCGGACGCGGTGTTCAAGCGCTGGCTCGGCGGCGTCGGCGGGGTGAAGCCGACCGTGTTCTATGGCGCGCCCACCGGTTACGCCGGCATGCTGGCCGCACCGAACCTGCCGCCGCGCGACCAGGTGGCGTTGCGGCTTGCCTCGTCGGCGGGCGAAGCGTTGCCGGCGGAGATCGGGCAGCGGTTCCTGCGTCATTTCGGTATCGATATCGTCGACGGCATCGGCTCGACCGAGATGTTGCACATCTTTCTGTCGAATTTGCCGGGCCGGGTGCGCTACGGCACCACCGGATGGCCGGTGCCGGGCTATCAGATCGAGCTGCGCGGCGATGGCGGCGGACCGGTCGCCGACGGTGAGCCGGGCGATCTCTACATTCACGGCCCGTCGTCGGCGACAATGTACTGGGGCAACCGGGCCAAGAGCCGCGACACCTTTCAGGGCGGCTGGACCAAGAGCGGTGACAAATACGTCCGCAACGACGACGGCTCCTACACCTATGCGGGCCGCACCGACGACATGCTGAAGGTCAGCGGCATCTATGTGAGCCCGTTCGAGATCGAAGCGACGCTGGTGCAGCATCCCGGCGTGCTCGAAGCCGCCGTGGTCGGCGTCGCCGACGAGCACGGCCTGACCAAGCCGAAGGCCTATGTGGTGGCCCGGCCAGGTCAGACTCTGTCGGAGACCGAACTGAAGACTTTCATTAAGGATCGATTGGCGCCGTACAAATATCCGCGCAGCACGGTGTTCGTCGCCGAATTGCCGAAGACCGCGACCGGCAAGATCCAGCGCTTCAAGCTGCGCGAGGGTGTGTTGGGCTGA
- a CDS encoding GNAT family N-acetyltransferase has protein sequence MSGASSITATEPYRDVQIRPAVAPDVARVAAIDEAATGEAKPRYWQSLFENFSQARTGCRAFLIAELKGEVVGFICGEVRDFEFGAESCGWVFALTVDPAIRVNSIGTQLFEEICQIFTQAGVRKVRTMIEHDNQLVMAFFRSQGLMVGRFIGMEKNLD, from the coding sequence ATGAGTGGCGCAAGCAGCATCACCGCGACCGAGCCGTACCGCGACGTGCAGATCCGGCCCGCTGTCGCGCCGGATGTGGCGCGCGTGGCGGCGATCGACGAGGCGGCGACCGGCGAAGCCAAGCCGCGGTATTGGCAAAGCCTGTTTGAGAATTTTTCGCAGGCCCGCACTGGCTGCCGCGCCTTCCTGATCGCCGAGCTGAAGGGCGAGGTTGTCGGTTTCATCTGCGGCGAAGTGCGGGATTTCGAGTTCGGTGCGGAAAGCTGCGGCTGGGTGTTTGCGTTGACCGTCGATCCTGCGATAAGGGTGAACAGTATCGGCACCCAACTCTTTGAAGAGATTTGCCAAATTTTCACTCAGGCGGGGGTGAGGAAGGTTCGCACGATGATCGAGCACGACAATCAGCTCGTCATGGCGTTCTTCCGCAGTCAGGGCCTGATGGTCGGCCGGTTCATCGGAATGGAAAAGAATCTCGACTGA
- a CDS encoding YfhL family 4Fe-4S dicluster ferredoxin translates to MALMINEDCTACDACRPVCPNQAISASDTIYAVDALRCTECVGAEDEPQCQLVCPADCIVPNPDWRETPEQLQDKYQQLHS, encoded by the coding sequence ATGGCGCTGATGATCAACGAGGACTGCACGGCCTGCGACGCATGTCGGCCGGTGTGTCCGAACCAGGCGATCTCGGCCAGCGACACGATCTACGCGGTCGATGCGCTCCGCTGCACCGAGTGCGTCGGCGCCGAGGACGAGCCGCAGTGCCAGCTCGTCTGTCCGGCCGACTGCATCGTGCCCAATCCGGATTGGCGCGAGACGCCCGAGCAGTTGCAGGACAAGTACCAGCAACTGCATTCCTGA
- a CDS encoding Rrf2 family transcriptional regulator — MPMRLQKSTMCGLYAVLELAANPDRQVSAGDIADKYDISLNHLAKVLRALVRARLIESVRGPGGGYRFAGNPKRVALLDIIALFEDTGLDLQEAASDDHEESRALHKVLRDIDEIAMTTLRSVSITSLLKVMDTERRKAERGPNGASARHSSAGRA, encoded by the coding sequence ATGCCGATGCGGCTGCAGAAATCAACGATGTGTGGATTGTACGCCGTACTCGAACTCGCGGCGAACCCGGATCGTCAGGTCTCGGCCGGTGACATCGCCGACAAATACGATATCTCGCTCAATCATCTGGCGAAGGTGCTGCGCGCCCTGGTGCGCGCGCGGCTGATCGAGTCGGTACGCGGCCCCGGCGGCGGCTACCGCTTCGCTGGCAATCCGAAGCGCGTCGCCCTGCTCGACATCATCGCGCTGTTCGAAGACACCGGCCTCGACCTGCAGGAGGCCGCTTCCGACGATCATGAAGAGAGCCGGGCGCTGCATAAGGTTCTGCGCGACATCGACGAGATCGCGATGACGACGCTGCGGTCGGTATCAATCACCTCGCTGCTCAAGGTAATGGATACCGAACGCCGCAAGGCCGAACGCGGTCCGAACGGCGCCTCGGCGCGGCATTCCTCCGCCGGACGAGCGTAG
- the bcrC gene encoding benzoyl-CoA reductase subunit C, whose translation MLDRPHHTTADIIARCEALFSDLSFTAAREWKAAEPGRIVVGFLPYYAPRELVHAAGGLPLGIFGGGDQLEVIHGDAYYQSYICRIPRSTIELGVSGRLDFVDGMMFPSICDVIRNLSGMWKLMFPSKGARYIDLPHNFDDDLGGEFYVSELRETCEWLSSLTGKPITSDAIRASIAVFNDNRRLVRALYQLRADEPWNVPSAELYLLLRAGMVIPVEEHNQMLADYLAAVRLQQRPIKDNSRVVICGMFCEQPPLNLIKSIELSGCYIVDDDFILVTRWENSDVALDGDPLQSLARAYLHDSKSTPPKYEPDEAKKGLYLVDSVRKNRAEGVIFAMTSFCDPGLLERPMLQAVLKSHGIPQIAFKYAENSGQMQPIREQAGTFADSIKLWSGA comes from the coding sequence ATGCTCGACAGGCCGCATCACACCACGGCGGACATCATCGCCCGTTGCGAGGCGCTGTTCTCCGACCTCAGCTTCACCGCCGCCCGCGAATGGAAGGCCGCAGAGCCCGGCCGCATCGTGGTCGGCTTTCTGCCCTACTACGCTCCCCGCGAACTGGTCCACGCCGCCGGCGGATTGCCGCTCGGGATCTTCGGTGGCGGCGACCAGCTCGAAGTCATCCACGGCGACGCCTACTATCAGAGCTACATCTGCCGAATTCCGCGTTCGACCATCGAGCTCGGCGTCTCCGGCCGGCTCGATTTCGTCGACGGCATGATGTTCCCATCGATCTGCGACGTGATCCGCAATCTGTCGGGGATGTGGAAGCTGATGTTCCCGTCCAAGGGCGCGCGCTACATCGACCTGCCGCACAATTTCGACGACGATCTCGGCGGCGAGTTCTATGTCAGCGAGCTGCGCGAAACCTGCGAATGGTTGTCGAGCCTTACCGGCAAGCCGATCACCTCCGATGCGATCCGCGCCTCGATCGCGGTGTTCAACGACAATCGCCGGCTGGTCCGTGCACTGTATCAGCTGCGCGCCGACGAGCCCTGGAACGTGCCGTCCGCGGAACTTTATCTGCTGCTCCGCGCCGGCATGGTGATCCCGGTCGAGGAGCACAACCAGATGCTCGCGGACTATCTGGCGGCGGTTCGCCTGCAGCAGCGGCCGATCAAGGACAATTCGCGCGTGGTGATCTGCGGCATGTTCTGTGAGCAGCCACCGCTGAACCTGATCAAGTCGATCGAGCTGTCCGGTTGCTACATCGTCGACGACGACTTCATTCTGGTGACGCGCTGGGAGAATTCCGACGTCGCGCTCGACGGCGATCCGCTGCAGAGCCTCGCCCGCGCCTATCTGCACGATTCCAAATCGACGCCGCCGAAATACGAGCCGGACGAGGCCAAGAAGGGGCTGTATCTCGTCGACAGCGTGCGGAAGAACCGGGCCGAAGGCGTGATCTTCGCCATGACGTCGTTCTGCGATCCCGGCCTGCTCGAGCGGCCGATGCTGCAGGCGGTGCTGAAGAGCCATGGCATTCCGCAGATCGCATTCAAATACGCCGAGAACTCCGGCCAGATGCAGCCGATCCGCGAGCAGGCCGGCACCTTCGCCGATTCGATCAAATTGTGGAGCGGAGCATGA
- the bcrA gene encoding benzoyl-CoA reductase subunit A, translating into MRTFVGIDLGSTTTKAVLMDENKEVIGRGITNSRSNYATAARVASEEARIDARFTLFRRALHVGEAGHEHSAEFLAALERNFRLIQFLEQLDDLEETCHRQLEAERFKAVAGPLQEALHVIFARLREEAASLYAPGAKRKSDFFRDIAGSRFHVHAEAVAREMGIALEMVLNAYDKSIIEVENRPPGGELSEKFRRAVARMLAVDSHAADGEGDFAAMIESALGIELEETYLVGTGYGRVTLPFSKEHIRSEILCHGLGAHMMYPGTRTVLDIGGQDTKGIQIDGHGIVENFQMNDRCAAGCGRYLGYIADEMNMGLHELGPLAMQSNRPARINSTCTVFAGAELRDRLSLGEKREDILAGLHRAIILRAISIISRSGGVTDQFTFTGGVAKNEAAVRELRKLIQENYGEVTININPDSIYTGALGASEFARRAVAA; encoded by the coding sequence ATGCGCACATTCGTCGGCATAGATCTCGGCTCCACCACCACCAAGGCGGTGCTGATGGACGAGAACAAGGAGGTGATCGGGCGCGGCATTACCAATTCGCGCTCGAACTACGCTACCGCGGCCCGCGTCGCCTCCGAAGAGGCGCGAATCGACGCCCGCTTCACGCTGTTCCGCCGGGCCTTGCATGTCGGCGAAGCCGGCCACGAGCACAGCGCCGAGTTTCTGGCGGCGCTGGAGCGCAACTTCCGACTGATCCAGTTTCTCGAGCAACTCGACGATCTGGAGGAGACCTGTCACCGCCAGCTCGAGGCGGAGCGGTTCAAGGCCGTCGCCGGACCGCTGCAGGAGGCGTTGCACGTCATCTTCGCCCGGCTACGGGAGGAGGCAGCTTCGCTCTATGCCCCCGGTGCGAAGCGCAAGTCCGACTTCTTTCGCGACATCGCCGGCTCGCGGTTTCACGTCCACGCTGAAGCGGTCGCCCGCGAGATGGGCATTGCGCTCGAGATGGTGCTGAACGCCTACGACAAATCGATCATCGAGGTCGAGAACCGGCCGCCGGGCGGTGAGCTCAGCGAGAAGTTCCGCCGCGCCGTCGCGCGGATGCTGGCTGTGGATTCGCACGCGGCCGACGGCGAAGGCGATTTCGCCGCGATGATCGAATCGGCGCTCGGGATCGAGCTGGAGGAAACCTATCTGGTCGGCACCGGCTACGGCCGGGTGACGCTGCCGTTCTCCAAGGAGCACATTCGCTCCGAGATTCTCTGCCACGGTCTCGGCGCCCACATGATGTATCCCGGCACGCGCACCGTGCTCGACATCGGCGGACAGGACACCAAGGGCATTCAGATCGACGGCCACGGGATCGTCGAGAATTTCCAGATGAACGACCGCTGCGCCGCCGGCTGCGGCCGCTATCTCGGCTACATCGCCGACGAAATGAACATGGGGCTGCACGAACTCGGCCCGCTGGCGATGCAGTCCAATCGCCCGGCGCGGATTAATTCGACCTGCACGGTGTTCGCCGGCGCCGAACTGCGCGACCGGCTGTCGCTCGGTGAGAAGCGCGAGGACATTCTGGCCGGCTTGCACCGCGCCATCATTCTGCGGGCGATCTCGATCATCTCGCGCTCCGGCGGCGTCACCGATCAGTTCACCTTCACCGGCGGCGTCGCCAAGAACGAGGCGGCGGTGCGCGAGCTGCGCAAGCTGATCCAGGAGAACTACGGCGAGGTGACGATCAACATCAATCCGGACTCGATCTACACCGGCGCCCTCGGCGCCTCCGAATTCGCCCGCCGCGCCGTCGCGGCGTGA
- the bcrB gene encoding benzoyl-CoA reductase subunit B, whose amino-acid sequence MTVIVGPKTKPPEAIKDASMARQKQMVNAHYDRLASAKERGEKVAATFVPGNLNELLMCFDMVNNLPEVNAIQNGLRRQSGGYVMEAEKLGHSEDVCTYVKSDIGMMAKGNIGPNGKPLPDPDVLLLSYTGCFTFMKWFELLRRQYKCETIMFQTPYLADGRITKDMISYMVKQLRQDVIPKLERISGVKFDIDRLREYLRKSAKAEDDHVWVLQSAKHKPSPIDAYFGGIYYIGPIFGAFRGTDDAIEYYKFLRSEVEQRIAQGKGPVTPDGDMGQERYRLVVEGPPNYTNFRQFWKMFYDEGAVVVASSYTKVGGTYDYGFRHDPDRPLESLAEYCLNVYTNRNLPMRVDMLENYINEYEADGLLINSIKSCNSFSAGQLLMMREVEKRTGKPAAFIETDLVDPRYFSAANVKNRLESYFQMIEQKRAGFRGAA is encoded by the coding sequence ATGACCGTCATCGTCGGACCGAAGACCAAGCCGCCGGAAGCCATCAAGGATGCGTCGATGGCGCGGCAGAAGCAGATGGTCAACGCCCACTACGATCGCCTCGCGAGCGCCAAGGAGCGCGGCGAGAAGGTCGCCGCGACCTTCGTGCCGGGCAATCTCAACGAGCTGCTGATGTGCTTCGACATGGTCAACAACCTGCCGGAGGTCAACGCGATCCAGAACGGGCTGAGGCGGCAAAGCGGCGGCTACGTGATGGAGGCGGAAAAGCTCGGCCATTCCGAGGACGTCTGCACCTATGTCAAATCCGATATCGGCATGATGGCCAAGGGCAATATCGGTCCGAACGGCAAGCCGTTGCCCGACCCGGACGTGCTGCTGTTGTCCTACACCGGCTGCTTCACCTTCATGAAATGGTTCGAGCTGCTGCGCCGGCAGTACAAATGCGAGACCATCATGTTCCAGACGCCGTATCTGGCCGATGGCCGGATCACCAAGGACATGATCAGCTACATGGTCAAGCAGCTCCGGCAGGACGTCATCCCGAAGCTGGAGCGGATCTCGGGCGTCAAGTTCGACATCGATCGGCTGCGTGAATACTTACGCAAATCCGCCAAGGCCGAGGACGATCACGTCTGGGTGCTGCAATCGGCCAAGCACAAACCGTCGCCGATCGATGCCTATTTCGGCGGGATCTATTACATCGGGCCGATTTTCGGCGCCTTCCGCGGCACCGACGATGCGATCGAGTATTACAAATTCCTGCGCTCCGAGGTCGAACAGAGGATCGCGCAAGGCAAGGGGCCGGTGACGCCCGACGGCGACATGGGGCAGGAGCGCTACCGGCTGGTGGTCGAAGGGCCGCCGAACTACACCAATTTCCGCCAGTTCTGGAAGATGTTCTACGACGAAGGCGCCGTCGTGGTCGCCTCGAGCTACACCAAGGTCGGCGGCACCTACGATTACGGCTTCCGCCACGACCCCGACAGGCCGCTAGAGTCGCTCGCCGAATACTGCCTCAACGTCTACACCAACCGCAATCTGCCGATGCGGGTGGACATGCTGGAGAACTACATCAACGAATACGAGGCGGACGGACTCCTGATCAACTCGATCAAGAGCTGCAATTCGTTTTCCGCCGGCCAGCTCCTGATGATGCGCGAGGTCGAGAAACGCACCGGCAAGCCGGCGGCGTTCATCGAAACAGACCTTGTCGACCCGCGCTATTTCTCCGCCGCCAACGTCAAGAACCGGCTGGAGAGCTATTTCCAGATGATCGAACAAAAGCGCGCGGGCTTCCGCGGCGCCGCCTGA
- a CDS encoding ABC transporter ATP-binding protein: MTAPTQAMLDARGIDTFYGPSHILRGVNFHVGRGETVSLLGRNGMGKTTLLRTLMGLLKPKRGAILLDGRDVTEARANIKARAGMGFVPEGRGIFPNLSVEENLLFAARPGPDGRVDWTQEAIYQMFPRLFERRRIWGNQLSGGEQQMLTIGRVLLSNPSILLIDEATEGLAPKMRDAIWETLGIIARKGISIVIVDKNLDDLVELVDRHVVLTKGQVVFEGTSAQLLADQEMVRTMLGV, encoded by the coding sequence ATGACCGCCCCGACGCAGGCGATGCTCGACGCGCGCGGCATCGACACCTTCTACGGACCCAGCCACATCCTGCGCGGCGTGAACTTCCACGTCGGCCGCGGCGAGACCGTCAGTCTGCTCGGCCGCAACGGTATGGGCAAGACGACGCTGCTGCGGACGCTGATGGGACTGCTGAAACCGAAACGCGGCGCAATCCTGCTCGACGGCCGCGACGTTACCGAAGCGAGAGCCAACATCAAGGCGCGCGCCGGCATGGGTTTTGTGCCGGAGGGCCGTGGCATCTTCCCGAACCTGTCGGTCGAAGAGAACCTGCTGTTTGCAGCGCGCCCGGGCCCCGATGGCCGGGTCGACTGGACCCAGGAGGCGATCTACCAGATGTTTCCGCGGCTGTTCGAGCGGCGGCGGATCTGGGGCAATCAGCTGTCCGGGGGCGAGCAGCAGATGCTGACGATCGGCCGGGTGCTGCTCAGCAATCCCAGTATCCTACTGATCGACGAAGCGACCGAAGGTCTTGCGCCCAAGATGCGCGACGCGATCTGGGAAACGCTCGGCATTATTGCGCGCAAGGGGATCTCGATCGTGATCGTCGACAAGAACCTCGACGACCTGGTCGAACTGGTCGACCGCCACGTCGTCCTGACCAAGGGACAGGTGGTGTTCGAAGGCACCTCCGCACAGCTGCTCGCCGACCAGGAGATGGTGAGAACCATGCTGGGCGTCTGA
- the bcrD gene encoding benzoyl-CoA reductase subunit D: MTITSGIDVGTGAIKVVAFEVDGDQERCLGKRVERVRQRDPLKLAGDIYDDLLKETGVVRADVAYCATTGEGEALTFHTGHFYSMTTHARGAIYLNPASRAVLDTGALHGRAIRMDERGKVLAYKMTSQCASGSGQFLENIARYLGIAQDEIGSLSQRADNPEKVSGICAVLAETDVINMVSRGISSPNILRGIHESMADRLAKLLKTLGSLDGTVQMTGGLALDAGLVEAMKDAVVKAKVDVAIESHPDSIYAGAIGAALWGAFRHKRLADMARAA, from the coding sequence ATGACCATTACGTCGGGGATCGATGTCGGGACCGGGGCCATCAAGGTGGTGGCGTTCGAGGTCGATGGCGACCAGGAACGTTGCCTCGGCAAGCGGGTCGAGCGGGTGCGGCAGCGAGATCCGTTGAAGCTCGCCGGCGACATCTATGACGATTTGCTGAAAGAGACGGGCGTGGTGCGCGCCGACGTCGCCTATTGCGCCACGACGGGAGAAGGCGAGGCGCTCACCTTCCACACCGGGCACTTCTACTCGATGACCACGCATGCCCGCGGCGCGATCTATCTCAATCCGGCCAGCCGCGCGGTGCTGGACACCGGCGCGCTGCATGGCCGGGCGATCCGCATGGACGAGCGCGGCAAGGTGCTGGCCTACAAGATGACCAGCCAATGTGCGTCGGGCTCCGGGCAATTCCTGGAGAACATTGCCCGCTATCTCGGTATCGCGCAGGACGAGATCGGTTCGCTGTCGCAGCGTGCCGACAACCCGGAGAAAGTCTCCGGCATCTGCGCCGTGTTGGCCGAGACCGACGTCATCAACATGGTGTCGCGCGGCATCTCGTCGCCGAATATCTTGCGCGGCATCCATGAATCGATGGCCGACCGGCTTGCCAAGCTGCTCAAAACTCTCGGCAGCCTCGACGGCACGGTGCAGATGACCGGCGGTCTGGCGCTCGACGCCGGGCTGGTCGAGGCGATGAAGGACGCCGTGGTCAAGGCCAAGGTCGACGTAGCGATCGAGAGCCACCCGGATTCGATCTATGCCGGCGCGATCGGCGCAGCACTGTGGGGAGCCTTCCGTCACAAGAGGCTTGCCGACATGGCCCGCGCCGCCTGA